ATGGTAAATCTGTTTTCTTAGAAGGGAATAAATAATCTTCATCACTTAAATCAATCGTGTAATCTAAGATGATATTTCTTAATTCAATATTAATCAAAAATCGTTTATTTTTCCTCGTTTTTGTTTCCTTCATAACAATATGTGATTTCCCACGTACATCTTGAACACGTAATGGAAGGAGGTCACTAATTCGTAATCCCGTGTTAAGTCCCATAACGAATAGAAAATAATTGCGATACGATGTGTTTAATAATGCAGCTTTCATCATGTCAATTTGTTGTTTGTCTCTGATAGGTTGGACAGTTTGCATGCCCTTACTAATTAATGCATGGTAATCAGATTTGACTGACTTGATTCTTCTTGGATCTCTTAGTTTTGTTTTATTCAAATCGTTTATTTTTTTAGTAAGTTCATAATCACCATATTTTTTTAATAGATAGATATATTCGCCTTCTGTTAAATTGACATATGTTGCATATGCTGTTTTGTCGATAGAAATAACCCCCTAATTAATTCCATGCAGAGAAACGCTCTCAGATGAAATTATCTTATCGTTCATGACCAACTGTACGATTAATTGTCTTTAAATGCGATTCTACGTTAAAGGTACAAGTGTTCCTATTTATATGTAAAATAGTATGCAGTCTAGTTTAAAATAAACAATTTACTAATTATGTATGAACGTTATGATTTAATATGTATTATACCATTATTTGATAAAAAGCGATATAATGAATTTAACATTGATATGACTTGTTTTCATTAATTTTCACAATGAAACATAATACATATTATGTTTCATTATATAATTTAACAGTGAAATAATAAGCAAAATTATTATTAATCTACTAAAAAAAGGATGGATATGCTAAAGTTTAATAGTATTTGATAATATTGCTAAATAAATGGAGGTAACCTAAATTGTTGATACGAAATATTAAATCTGAAGACTTTGAAAAAATAACGCCTATTTTACGTGAATGGTGGGGAGGAAGGGATATGTCTATCCCAAGACTCTTTTTTAATCATTTTCAAGATACGAGTTTTGTTATCGAAGCTGACCATAAAATAATAGGGTTTCTAATAGGTTTTAAATCACAATCCAAAAGAAACGAAGCGTACATTCATTTTGTTGGAGTAGAACCTAGTTTTAGAAACAAAAAAATAGCGAACAAACTTTATAATCTATTTATTGAAGAAGTTAAAAAAATGGCGTCAATAAGCTAACGTGCATTACTTCATTTGTAAATAAAAATTCAATTGCATTTCATACAAGGATTGGATTTGATATTGTGCCTGGTGACAAAGAGATAGATGGAATAAGTGTCCATTCCAATTACGATGGAGCCGGTGTAGATAGAGTATTGTTTGTAAAGCAATTAGTATAGACATTTAGATTGAAGTAAATATAGAAAACAGCTAATATTTTGAATTTAACGTGAATGATCTAATGTATTGACAGAACCTATACGCCTTTGCTATTTTTATCCTAGTAAATAAAAAGCATTGCATTTTAAAATTGATATGCGTAGCAGAAGGCTGGTTTTTATGAAACATGGTATCGTTATAATAGGCTCGCTGATTGTTGCATTTGCTTTTAATTTTTTTCTTGTTCCATACGAAATATTAAGCAGTGGGATAAGTGGTGTTGCTATTTTACTTGGATTACTTTCCCCGTTTAATATTGGACTTATTAATTTAATCCTTAATCTACCGTTACTTGTTTTAGGTTACAATAAACTTGGAAAAGTCATTATAATTAATACAATTACTTGTGTTGTTTCGTTATCTATTTTCTTGTACGTTTTACCAGTTATCTCGGTAGCAGATAATATCTTGCTATCGAGCATATTTGGAGGCGTTATTGGCGGCTTAGGTATTGGTATCATTTTAAAGTATTCTGGTACATCTGGTGGGCTAGATATTATTGCCATCATTATATCAAGAACAAGTAATATAAGTGTAGGTATGTTACTAACAGGAATGAATGGGATCATTGTACTTATTTCAGGTGCTGTTTTTGATTGGAATATTGCTTTGTACACTATGTTATCGATATTTATCACTGGAAAAGTAATCGATACCATTCACACGAATCATATCAAATTAACGATGCAAATTGTGACAACTAAAGGTGAGACAATTCGAAAAGATTTGGTTGATTCGATATACCGAGGAATAACAATTATGGACGGCTATGGCGGTTACACACAAGAAAAGAAACAAATTCTAATGATGGTCGTTACACGTTATGAAACGATGCAAATTAAATCAATTGTTCGAAAACATGATTCAAAAGCATTTATTAATATATACGAAACTGTCGAAGTAGATGGGGAATTCGCCAAGAACGAATGATAATGCATTGCACTATAATATAAAATTATAATGCAATGCATTATTTAATTTATCTGAAGAGAAATGGTTTAGGTGCATTGATATTATTTTCTGTAACCCTAGTCGTTTCATTTCCTATTAATAGGGAGTGACAGTCTTTTTCAAAATCATACGGAATGAACTGATGATAATTTTTCGGGAAAATAGCTGCATTTTGATTGTCTCGGTGGGGATTATCAATTAATTCCAAAACATTGTTTTGCGACTCTAAATGTTCCACAATTGTTTTGCCAAGGTATCTTCCAAGAACTAGACCTTGATCATTATCCGATGGAAAATGTACACCTGCATATAATCGACCATGTGCATTATCTTCTGCGATTCTCTTTAATTTCTTTGCTTCCTTAGGAAAGAAATAACTTAATACAACTTCACAGCATCCAGCCAACGTAGCATGACCGGATGGATATGTTGGAAAATTTGGCGTACACAACAATGTTCTTAACGTATAGTCATATTGATTTGGTCTAGCTACATCCCATTTGTACTTTAAATCCCACACTATAATCATTGTATCATTTATTGCACCGTGCACGGAAGCTAATATTCTTGTGGCATGCAATGGCGAGACGTCATATGCATCAATTAACCTATCAATTACAGGTGTCCATTGTTTAGTAGGGACACCTGTACCATAATAAGTACCTATCTTTTTTTGCTCTGGTGTTAGGTTATGCAATGTTTTTCTGACTACATGTAGTTCTTTATCAAAATCAATTACATTAGGTGAAGTTATTGGGAAATGCAACTTTTTTCCTGCTGGATCTAAAAAATCGTCTTTACTATCGCGTTTTAAAAAAACAAGAGGCCAAGAGCCAGCTAGAGGTGTAGCTGAATAACGAGGAGGATTACTCTCTCCAGCGTAAGGTAATGCTGTCCAACGTAAATAATTTTTATCCAAATTCATTCACCACCACATTTTTAATATATTGTATTTTAAAAATGGTTAAGTGCGTAGACTTTTTATATTTCAAAGGGCTAATTACCAAGTTAATAGCGTAAAATCAATGCTTTTCTTCTTTGTTTCATTAATTTTTATACATAATTCTATTTATTAGAAATTTGTTGTTTAATTGGTTCAAATTCAAATAACTTTCCTTCGTAGATATGCTCTAAACGATCATTTTTACGAAAATCATCTGGTGTCACTAATGCTGCAAGTTTATCCCAGAGTTTAATTCCAGAACGATTAAGCACTTCTGCAACAAATTGGGAACAAAAATAAGAATTACTGAATTCAACAGCTTCGTTAACAGATATCCCCATTACACCAAGAAAATTGTATAGAAATTTATCATTATTCCGAATAAAAACATCTAAAATCCGGTTCATCTTTCTTATTTCTCTATCGGTAACGGCCAGCTTATAAATCACACATGTTGTATCTCTATACCTACTATATGTACCAGTGAAAATATCTTCTTTCACAAAACCACCATTTAATGGGTTTGTCGGTTTTTTTCTTCCAAAGCTATACATTTGTTTTAATTCTGGATCAAACGAAAGGGAAGCATGATTATAAGGTGCTTTCGTATATTTTTTTATTAAGTTAGAAAATAATGTCCCTGTATCGGATAGCATAATATAAACATAACGATCTGAAACCATTTTAATTCCTTCTTTTTAAAAATTATTCTTTATTCCTCAATTATATAGTATTCTAGTTAAATACATACAGTTTTTTTAAACTTAATTCCATTAAGGGTGATAAAATGACAGAGGTATTATGGACTTTATCTATTATTTTCATCAGTTTACTTTCGTCGACTATTATATTATCAATTATTAAAAGGAAGGAAAGGAATAAAGACTTTTCTAGTATTTTTATCCGTGTTAAAACATGGTGGGGGATGTTTGCTGTCTTTTGTGTAGCAACATTATTTGGTCCAGTCGTATCGCTATTTGCAATTATGTTTCTGTGTTTCTTTTCATTAAGAGAGTATTTTTCTATGATAAAAACAAGAAAGTCTGATCGTCGCATATTTCTATGGGCTTATTTAACCATTCCTATTCAATTTTATTGGATATACATTGGTTGGTACGGTATGTTTATTGTCTTTATTCCAGTATACGTCTTTCTGTTCTTACCTTTACCACGTATTATTGGTAAAGGTACATTTGGTTTCTTGCGATCAGTTAGTTTGACACAATGGGGATTAATGCTAATGGTATTTGGTTTGAGTCATTTAGCCTATTTTCAATTCATTACACCAGAATACGGATCAAATTTAGTTTTATTCTTAATTGTATTAACACAATTAAATGATGTTGTTCATTTTCTTATTTCTCTCTATATTGGTCGTAAGAAAATTGTTCCATCAGCTAATCCATACATAACATGGGAAGGATTTATTGGAGCATTACTTATTACGACAAGCATATCTTACTTTCTGTATACATTTCTGACACCTTTTGATTTAACCTTTGGCATACTATCGGGGGTGATTGTGGGGATTGCTGGCTTTGTGGGAAGTCTAACGATTTCTGTTCTTAAAAGAGATTTACTAATAGGAGATAAGGAGAAATTAGAAAAAATAATCTACTTAAATCGCGTTGATAGCTTAGCCTATACATCACCCGTTTTTTTTCATATCATTCGATACTTTTTTGACTTTATGTAAGTAAAAAAAGTCTAAATGATACAAGTTAATTTTAAATATAGAACATGTTTTAAGTAATATAAAATAAAATAGAAATAGAAGGAGGTGAGAACGCTGATTAATAAAAAAACGTTAATCGTTCTTCTTCTCTTACTATTTATCATTTTTGTTGGTATTCCATTAGGTGTTAGTCTTTATTACGGTAATATACCATTTTATAATAACAATTCTCTAGAATCATATGATGTTTTAGTCTCAAATGACGAAAATATTAATGAAAGTGAATTAACTTTTATTAAAGATAATACATACACATGGGCAGAAATAAAAGATTATGTTATTCGAAATCAAATGACCTTTCCTCGCGTGTTTCGAAATACAGTAATATTGATTTGCGTTGCTATTGTATCAGTTATGCTGGATAGATTTCTTTTTAGACGGTCCTAATGGTACATGTTCTATATTAGAATTGTAGTAGGCGCTATCATTAATTTCATAACAATTAGATAACTTTATATGAACACATAAAGTTTGTTATATAAAGGTTTAGCGTTATTTCTAACTATAAAAATAGCTATAAAAAAAGTAAACAGACTAATTTTTCATTATAAATACCCTTACACATTTCATTCAAATTGCATATAGTATCTTGAAACGTGAAAAGGAGGGAATACAATGTCTGCAGGATATGGATATGGTGGCGGTTTTGCATTAATCGTTGTACTGTTTATTTTGTTAATAATTATTGGTGCTTCTTACGGCGGTTATGGTGTTTAATTAATATTCTCACAAAAAGACTAACTAAGTCTGTTTTCAGACTTAGTTAGTCTTTTTTACATAGTGTGGAAAATGCGAAAATACTTATCTCAAATTCATTATATTATATTGTAAAATGTATAATATCTGTTTGTAGCAACATTGTTATCCTATGCTCATATGAAGCTTCACAATCTTGCACCGTGTTTAGTAATCATAAAAGTTATTGATGATTCGGCGCTTTATGTTCTTCTTGCATAATATTCCAATTGTTATTATACAAATTTATTCCTCCTAAAGGTTTTATTCATTTTCACCATGTGGTATGCGCCTATAGGCATCATTGCACTAGGAATTTAATAAATATTTTAGAAATTTTAATAGGTAGTGCTGATATACGCGTGCAATAGGAAAAATGGAAAAAATTAGTTTACTATTATGTATTCATTATAAACGCCCTTTCACATTTTTATGCTCTTGCATATAGTAACTTGAAAAGTGAAAAGGAGGGATACAATGTCTGCAGGATATGGATATGGTGGCGGTTTTGCATTAATCGTTGTACTGTTTATTTTATTAATAATTATTGGTGCTTCTTACGCTGGCGGTTACGGTTACTAAAAAAACGTTAGAAAAATAATTACTATTAAGTTAGTAACCAAATAATAATTTGTCCTCTGTTCAGGAAAGTTATTATTTGGTGTTTATTATAATTGAATGTTATGTTCGTTTTGAAAAAGGATTGATAAAATTAGTGGTTTTGCCCAGTCCATTTTATTAGAAGTCCATAGGATATAGGGACAATAGGAAATTGATTCTATCACATGATGTGAAAAAGGAGCGTTTATATGCATGGAATGAGAAGAGATGTACCCATGAATCAAGTACCAATGAACCAAGTGCAACCGGATGAACGATTTGGACCGGTTGGAGCTGTTAGTCCTTTAACAACAGGTCTAATAGGAGCTGGTTTAGGTTATTTAGGCGGCGAGTTATTTGATGGACCTGAACCAGGACCTGGGTATGGTGGATATGGACCTGGATACGGCGGATATAACCCTGGATATGGTATAAACAATCCTGGTTATGGTAATAATTATTATGGTCCTGGAGCTGGATATACACCCGGTTATAACCCTGGGTATGGTGGCGGAATTGGCTATGGTTCCCCAGGATACAATCCAGGCTACGGACCATTGAATTATGGGAAACCTGGAAGAAAACCCGGATTTTTTTAATTTTAAAAAGTAAAGCTGATTTCCTCTTGAAAGGGGAAATCAGCTTTTTATTTTAATAAACGAAAAGAATATCCTTTTTCTTTTAATTTTGAAATAATGATCGGCAAAACTTCAACAGTTTGTTGTAATTCATGTAATAGGATGATTGCACCATCTTCTACATAATCAATTACATTCGAAACAATTTGGTTTGGATCACATTTTAATTCCCAATCAATTGAAGCAACTCGCCACATTACTGTTTGTAAACCTAATTCTTCAGCGATACGAATAGTATCCGAGTTAAATTGGCCAAAAGGAGGACGGAAAAAATCTACCTTTTTTCCTGTTATACGTTCTAAATCAGTAGTACTCGTTTTTATTTGTTTATATTGCTGTTCATACGTCAAGTTACATAAATTAGAGTGGTTAATAGTATGCGATCCAATACTATGCCCATCATCAATTACACGTTGCCATGGCCTTTTTGGATATAAAAGTCGAGTTTGCCAAAAAAACATTGCAGGGACTTCTTCTTTTTTTAATATGTCGAGTATTTTTGAAAGCACTCGACTCGGACCATCATCAAATGATAAAACAACTGTTTTATTACTAAGCGTAGATACTTTGGTCATTACTTTTGGATGCTTAGAGTCGTACACGACCCTTGATTGATCAACTATTCATGGGCTTTTTATCAACGGTAATCAAACTCCTTTACTTCGTTAAGGCTAACTTGTTTGTTTCTGAATGATAAGTATGGTAATAAGCTTCTTCATTAAATAATTCAGGAGCATCATCAAACACTATTTTTCCATCCTTTAATGCAATGATACGCGTTGCATATTGTCTAGCTAAATCAACATCATGTACATTAATAATAGTGAGTAATCCTAAGCGTTCATGCATTTCTTGCATCAGATTAAATATATGGCTAGATGTACCAGGATCAAGGCTTGAAACAGGTTCGTCCCCAAGAAAGATAGCTGGTTCTTGTAATAAAGCACGTGCAATACCTACACGTTGTTTTTGACCACCACTTAACTGTTCAATGCGGCGATGAGTTTGATCCGCAAGCCCGACGTCAGCAATTATTTTTTTTGCCCGATTTACTTCTTCGGTTGTAAACCACCCAATTAAATTCTTAAAGGTAGAACGATAACCAAATAAACCAGTTAAAACATTCTGAATAACAGAGAGGCGGGGAACCAAATTAAAATGTTGAAAAATCATTCCCATTTCTCTGCGAACCGTTCTTAATTGTTCTTCATTCAATTTTGAAATTTGTTGATTATTCCAGTGTACTTCACCAGTTGTGGGTTTTTGTAAACCATTGATACAACGAATAAATGTTGATTTCCCAGAACCACTTTGGCCCAAGATACATACGAAATCACCTTTTTCAAAAGATAAATTAATATCCGATATAGCATCTTCTTTTCCACCAGAATATCGAACAGAAAGATTTTTTAACTCTAACAATTTAATCGTGCTCCTTTGTACGTATGCTTTAGGCTAAAGAAGTTATACATTAAATGACTTTATTTCTTACATAGCTACCAAATAAGTCTACGATAACCACTATAACCATGATAATTAGTACATCGAGTGAGACTGCAGAATATTGGAACGTTTTAAAGTCATTAAATAGTCTTTGTCCAATACCGCCTCCACCAATAAAACCCAAGATAAGCGAAGTACGGATCGCAACTTCAAAGCGATAAAAATAATGTGATAATAGATTTGGCCAAATTTGTGGCATGGTACTAAAAATGTAGGCAAACCCTTTTTTAGCACCAACAGCCTTTATTGCTTCTTGTGGTCCAGGATCTGACGATTCAATGAGTTCTGAGATCAATTTACCTAATACACCGACATTATGAAACATGATTGCCATAACAGCAGGGAAGGGGCCTAGGCCTAGCGCAGTTAATAATATTAACCCAAAAACAATTTCTGGTATTGAACGAATAAAACTAAGTGCAAATCTTGAAAAGTGATAGAGAGACTTAGATGGTGACGTATTCGATGCAGCAAAGAAACTTATAGGCAATGCAATTAAAAGACCGAGAAAACTACCTAGAAAAGCCATTGCTAAAGTTTCCATACTATCCTGTAACATAAGCGGTAGCTTAGAAAAATCCATCGGGAACCACTGCGACAAGAAATCAATCATATTTCGGAAGTCTCTAAATTTTGTTAAATCAAACTCAGTTAACCTCATGCTAATGTATAGGAACACGATTAACAGGATCACTGTATAGATGTTTTTTTTCTTGAACCACACGTTAATCAACTCTATTCTTCAATAATACCTTGCTTAATTGCTGCTTGTTTTATACTTTCATAATCTTCATCGGTAGCTTCTGTAAATCCACTAGCACCAAAAGCGTTTAAAATATCTTCATCTTCAATAGCAAAGAAGGCTTCTTGTAAAGTTTCAATGGTTTCTTGATCTGTATTTTCATGAACAGCCCATGGATATTGGAACAATTCTTCTGATTCCCAAATTATTTTTATTTGTTCCTCATCAATTTTTCCAGCTTCAACAAGTTGATTATAAATTGCACTATCTATTGCTCCAGCATCCACTTGTTGGTTTTGAACAGATAGAGCTGTTGCATCATGTGAACCTGTATAACGAACGGAATTAAACGCATGATCATCCTCAGACATATAAGCTCCACGATCTTGTAATTCAATACTAGGTATTAAAGAACCAGAAGTGGAGTTAGGATCTCCAAATGCAAAATCAACTTCGGCAGAATCCTCTAGCAGTTCATCAAGTGAATCCCATTTATTATCGGTATGCGTAATGATATATGAATGATAAAATGGCTCGCCATCAATTAACTGCGTGATAATAGCTTGGGCTCCACTTTTTGCATTAGCAACAACGTAGGTCAATGGGCCGAAATATGCCATATCAATTTTGTCATAATTCATTGCTTCAACTACACCGTTATAATCAGGGTAAACTTCAACTTCAACATCTATTTCTAATGCATCTGTCAATGTATCTTGTAACTTAGTCATTGCCGTATCCATTTCACCTTCTG
The nucleotide sequence above comes from Paraliobacillus zengyii. Encoded proteins:
- a CDS encoding site-specific integrase; translated protein: MQTVQPIRDKQQIDMMKAALLNTSYRNYFLFVMGLNTGLRISDLLPLRVQDVRGKSHIVMKETKTRKNKRFLINIELRNIILDYTIDLSDEDYLFPSKKTDLPLKRVQAYKVLSQAASSVGIEDFGTHSMRKTFGFWHYTINKNVALLQDIFNHSSPDITLRYIGINQDIVDKSLEHFSL
- a CDS encoding YitT family protein; amino-acid sequence: MKHGIVIIGSLIVAFAFNFFLVPYEILSSGISGVAILLGLLSPFNIGLINLILNLPLLVLGYNKLGKVIIINTITCVVSLSIFLYVLPVISVADNILLSSIFGGVIGGLGIGIILKYSGTSGGLDIIAIIISRTSNISVGMLLTGMNGIIVLISGAVFDWNIALYTMLSIFITGKVIDTIHTNHIKLTMQIVTTKGETIRKDLVDSIYRGITIMDGYGGYTQEKKQILMMVVTRYETMQIKSIVRKHDSKAFINIYETVEVDGEFAKNE
- a CDS encoding vanadium-dependent haloperoxidase is translated as MDKNYLRWTALPYAGESNPPRYSATPLAGSWPLVFLKRDSKDDFLDPAGKKLHFPITSPNVIDFDKELHVVRKTLHNLTPEQKKIGTYYGTGVPTKQWTPVIDRLIDAYDVSPLHATRILASVHGAINDTMIIVWDLKYKWDVARPNQYDYTLRTLLCTPNFPTYPSGHATLAGCCEVVLSYFFPKEAKKLKRIAEDNAHGRLYAGVHFPSDNDQGLVLGRYLGKTIVEHLESQNNVLELIDNPHRDNQNAAIFPKNYHQFIPYDFEKDCHSLLIGNETTRVTENNINAPKPFLFR
- a CDS encoding phosphatidate cytidylyltransferase produces the protein MTEVLWTLSIIFISLLSSTIILSIIKRKERNKDFSSIFIRVKTWWGMFAVFCVATLFGPVVSLFAIMFLCFFSLREYFSMIKTRKSDRRIFLWAYLTIPIQFYWIYIGWYGMFIVFIPVYVFLFLPLPRIIGKGTFGFLRSVSLTQWGLMLMVFGLSHLAYFQFITPEYGSNLVLFLIVLTQLNDVVHFLISLYIGRKKIVPSANPYITWEGFIGALLITTSISYFLYTFLTPFDLTFGILSGVIVGIAGFVGSLTISVLKRDLLIGDKEKLEKIIYLNRVDSLAYTSPVFFHIIRYFFDFM
- a CDS encoding YjcZ family sporulation protein encodes the protein MSAGYGYGGGFALIVVLFILLIIIGASYGGYGV
- a CDS encoding YjcZ family sporulation protein codes for the protein MSAGYGYGGGFALIVVLFILLIIIGASYAGGYGY
- a CDS encoding polysaccharide deacetylase family protein, producing the protein MTKVSTLSNKTVVLSFDDGPSRVLSKILDILKKEEVPAMFFWQTRLLYPKRPWQRVIDDGHSIGSHTINHSNLCNLTYEQQYKQIKTSTTDLERITGKKVDFFRPPFGQFNSDTIRIAEELGLQTVMWRVASIDWELKCDPNQIVSNVIDYVEDGAIILLHELQQTVEVLPIIISKLKEKGYSFRLLK
- the phnC gene encoding phosphonate ABC transporter ATP-binding protein — protein: MLELKNLSVRYSGGKEDAISDINLSFEKGDFVCILGQSGSGKSTFIRCINGLQKPTTGEVHWNNQQISKLNEEQLRTVRREMGMIFQHFNLVPRLSVIQNVLTGLFGYRSTFKNLIGWFTTEEVNRAKKIIADVGLADQTHRRIEQLSGGQKQRVGIARALLQEPAIFLGDEPVSSLDPGTSSHIFNLMQEMHERLGLLTIINVHDVDLARQYATRIIALKDGKIVFDDAPELFNEEAYYHTYHSETNKLALTK
- the phnE gene encoding phosphonate ABC transporter, permease protein PhnE; the encoded protein is MWFKKKNIYTVILLIVFLYISMRLTEFDLTKFRDFRNMIDFLSQWFPMDFSKLPLMLQDSMETLAMAFLGSFLGLLIALPISFFAASNTSPSKSLYHFSRFALSFIRSIPEIVFGLILLTALGLGPFPAVMAIMFHNVGVLGKLISELIESSDPGPQEAIKAVGAKKGFAYIFSTMPQIWPNLLSHYFYRFEVAIRTSLILGFIGGGGIGQRLFNDFKTFQYSAVSLDVLIIMVIVVIVDLFGSYVRNKVI
- the phnD gene encoding phosphate/phosphite/phosphonate ABC transporter substrate-binding protein; this encodes MKRVLLTLSIFLLILLLAACGEENEESQNLDEQDTFTIGVIPAQTEGEMDTAMTKLQDTLTDALEIDVEVEVYPDYNGVVEAMNYDKIDMAYFGPLTYVVANAKSGAQAIITQLIDGEPFYHSYIITHTDNKWDSLDELLEDSAEVDFAFGDPNSTSGSLIPSIELQDRGAYMSEDDHAFNSVRYTGSHDATALSVQNQQVDAGAIDSAIYNQLVEAGKIDEEQIKIIWESEELFQYPWAVHENTDQETIETLQEAFFAIEDEDILNAFGASGFTEATDEDYESIKQAAIKQGIIEE